GATAAAGCACTTGGAAATAGTCCAACTTCGAGAATAGGTTTAGGAGAGACGTTTAAAACATTTGACACATTTGAAAACGGAGTGGCAACAAGTATAAAATCGATGAATTTAAATGCAAAATCTTATCAAAGCGGAACAAATATGTTAAGTACAATGAAAAGAGCGATAAATGAAGCTGCTGATTTTAGAAATTATGATTTAAACAAAATTCGTCTTAATTCAAAAGATATAAAAACTCGAGTAGTAAATTTTGTAGTAAATGATATAAATTTAAATCAATCTCAAATGGATAATTTGAAAAAAGCCATAAATTATGGCAAGCAGAGAGGAATAAAAGTAAAGATAACAGTAATAAAATAGGAGGATAAAAATGTTAATATCAGTACCGATATACAAAGAAAAGAAAAAAGAAAATTTTAGAATGATAATAATTCCAACAGGATTTGATGAAGTTGGAATAAGGAGATGTAAAGATTATAGTATAATTTCTTATTTAGATAAAAATGAAGTGGAAAAAATAGGAGAGCTAGTATTATGGGCTTTAGAGCAGAGTAGTGAAGAAATAATCAAAAATAGTTCTAAAATAAGTATAGAAAAACAGTATTCTAATAGTAATTCTTATAGAAAATTTTCAACAGAATATAATCTTATAAGTCTAGATTTTTATAAAAATATTTATTCGTTGGAACTAAGGAGAAAAGATGGAGCAGGGTTTGGTCCTTTTGAAGATGAAAACAGTGAATATGAATTTGGAGAAAAGAAACCAACAGCCTATGAATTAGGGAGTAAACTAATGGAAATGTTTGAGTATAAGGAAAATTATGATGAAATTTAAAAAATAAGTAAATTTTTTCCCCGCATTGTCGAAGTCGACTGCAAGGAGCGAAGACCGCCGGGTAGCGGGAGTATGAGGGCGGCAATGAGCCCTTATATTCCTTTATGTAAATAAAGACGGAGATAATAAATACAGGAGTTCCAAATATTTAGGAAGTAATTCCATGAAATATAAGCGGCTTATTGTAAATGAATGAAGTTGTATATATCAATTTGACAAAAAAGTAAAGATATGATATATTATCAAAGTATACGCATAGATTGGGTGGCTAATACCTATAATTTAGCGATTTTAATATTTTGGAGGTGTACAGGATGTTTGCAGTAATTAAAACAGGCGGAAAGCAATATAAAGTTGAAGTAGGGTCTGTATTAAAAGTTGAAAAATTAGCCGCTGAAGTAAATTCAGATGTGGAAATTAAAGAAGTTTTATTAGTAGGAGAAGGAAATAATGTAACGGTTGGAACTCCATTAGTAAATACTGCTTCTGTTATAGTAACAGTTAAAGAACATGGAAAAGGCGAGAAAAAGATCAACTTTAAATATAATAAGAAAACTTATTACAGAAAAAAGGGTCACAGACAGCAATATACAACTATTGAAGTCAAGTCGATAAATGCTTAATAAATTCAAAAGAAAGCTGATATTTCAATGATTAGAATAGAAATTCAGAAAAAAAATGAAAGAATTACATATTT
The DNA window shown above is from Leptotrichia sp. OH3620_COT-345 and carries:
- the rplU gene encoding 50S ribosomal protein L21, which produces MFAVIKTGGKQYKVEVGSVLKVEKLAAEVNSDVEIKEVLLVGEGNNVTVGTPLVNTASVIVTVKEHGKGEKKINFKYNKKTYYRKKGHRQQYTTIEVKSINA
- a CDS encoding osmolarity sensor protein EnvZ encodes the protein MLISVPIYKEKKKENFRMIIIPTGFDEVGIRRCKDYSIISYLDKNEVEKIGELVLWALEQSSEEIIKNSSKISIEKQYSNSNSYRKFSTEYNLISLDFYKNIYSLELRRKDGAGFGPFEDENSEYEFGEKKPTAYELGSKLMEMFEYKENYDEI